In a single window of the Montipora capricornis isolate CH-2021 chromosome 11, ASM3666992v2, whole genome shotgun sequence genome:
- the LOC138024896 gene encoding tetratricopeptide repeat protein 28-like, with translation MAEKKMNVFEQHIKELRVARKEENRKGEGNAYFDLGDYYYGLAYFEQAKRDYTEALSIFKEIGFSGGEVKACGNLGLAYHSLGNFKKARKYFKQQLRIAKEVGDRNEEAKAYCNLGNAYRCLGNLKQAIEYFKEGNRKREGIAYFELGDCYFHLADFKQAKRNYTRALSFLKKIGYKEGEGKAYCNLGNASYNLGNFKEAIEYHEQDLSIAKEIGDRGGESRAYCNLGNAYSSLGNLKQALEYQKQGLSIAKEVEDRFWEGMAYGNLGIAYLNLGNFKRAVDYHKQHLSIAKEVGDRAWEGRAYGNLGNAYCCLGNFKQAIECHKHDLSIAKEKGDRAGEGMTYGNLGNAYYKLGNFKQAIESHERTLGIAKEVEDRASEGKAYRNLGNAYHSLGNFKEAIKYHEQDLSITKEVEDRAGEGKAYRNLGNAYHSLGNFKEALKYHKQDLSIAKEVGDRAGEGTAYGNLGNAYYSLGNLKEAIEYHKQHLSIAKELGDRAGEGRAYGNLGGAYFSRGELENALLFNKKNLTISEETEDLVGQGIACYALGGVHEFSGSLCNAINFYRRSIKHFDETRRLLQSQDAWKISFRDTNHFAYTALWRALLKNGEVDEALYAAERGRAQALTDILKVKFSVDEDVSSAFATKETISSVMKYLPTQTVFTALEGNTISFWLLRRGSGITFRQKEIENESADSLMETTLKQIGVGTVVRCENRTLDTLRSDFPCSREAVAETFQFLSLSVDNVLQPMYDALISPIADLLQGDDLVFVPDGPFCLAPYSALSDSVRIRTVPSLTALKLIASAPDDFYSNSEALLVGDPWLKEVTDENGEPIAEQLPCAIQEVEMIGELLQTEPLTGRNATKVEVLKRMRSVALVHIAAHGDPKFGEIALAPNPERTSQIPEKEDFMLTMSDVHAVGLRARLVVLSSCHSGRGEVNSEGVVGIARAFLCAGARSVLVSLWAIDDEATFLFMKSFYRHLANRKSASLALHHGMKSLRESKKYSAIKYWAPFVLIGDDVTFEFGQQEFKKNETASESCESYFLDSDATVCRFL, from the exons ATGGCGGAAAAGAAGATGAACGTTTTCGAGCAGCACATAAAAGAGCTTAGAGTTGCCAGAAAAGAGGAAAACAGAAAAGGGGAGGGTAATGCATATTTCGATCTAggtgattattattatggcttGGCGTATTTTGAACAGGCCAAGAGGgattacacagaagcattaagTATTTTTAAGGAAATAGGTTTCAGTGGTGGAGAGGTAAAGGCCTGTGGCAATCTCGGCCTCGCTTATCACAGCctgggcaattttaaaaaggccagAAAGTACTTCAAGCAACAACTAAggattgcaaaagaagtaggggatcgGAACGAGGAGGCAAAAGcatattgcaatctcggcaacgcttatcgctGTCTTGGAAATTtaaagcaagccatagagtacttCAAAGAGGGAAACAGAAAAAGGGAAGGTATTGCATATTTTGAATTGGGCGattgttattttcatttggctgattttaaacaagccaagAGAAATTACACAAGGGCATtaagctttttgaaaaaaattggttaCAAGGAAGGGGAGGGaaaagcctattgcaatcttggCAATGCTTCTTACAACTTGGGCAACTTTAaggaagccatagagtaccatgaacaagatcttagtattgcaaaagaaatagGGGATAGGGGCGGAGAAAGTAGAGcatattgcaatctcggcaatgcttattcCAGTCTGGGCAATCTTAAGCAAGCCCTAGAGTACCAAAAACAaggtcttagtattgcaaaagaggtagagGATAGGTTCTGGGAGGGAATGgcctatggtaatctcggcatcgcttatcTTAATCTTGGAAATTTTAAGCGAGCTGTGGACTACCAcaaacaacatcttagtattgcgaaagaagtaggggatagagCCTGGgagggaagagcctatggcaatctcggcaacgcttattgcTGTCTCggcaatttcaagcaagccatagagtgcCACAAACatgatcttagtattgcgaaagaaaaaggggatagggccggggagggaatgACCTATGGTAATCTCGGGAACGCTTATTACAAACtcggcaattttaagcaagccatagagtctCACGAAAGAACTCTtggtattgcaaaagaagtagagGATAGAGCCAGCGAGGGTAAGGCCTATCGAaatcttggcaacgcttatcacagtctgggcaattttaaggaagccataaagTACCATgaacaagatcttagtattaCCAAAGAAGTAGAGGATAGGGCCGGAGAGGGTAAAGCCTAtcgcaatctcggcaacgcttatcacagtctgggcaattttaaggaagcccTGAAGTACCACaaacaagatcttagcattgcgaaagaagtaggggatagggccggggagggtacagcctatggtaatctcggcaacgcttattacagtctgggcaatttaaaggaagccatagagtaccacaagcaacatcttagtattgcaaaagaattaggggatagggccggggagggtagagcctatggcaatctcggtgGTGCGTATTTCAGTAGGGGTGAGCTTGAAAATGCTCTTctctttaacaaaaaaaatcttactATTTCCGAGGAAACGGAGGACTTAGTGGGACAGGGAATCGCTTGTTATGCCCTTGGTGGTGTTCATGAATTTTCAGGCTCCTTGTGCAACGCCATTAATTTTTATCGTCGAAGCATAAAACATTTCGATGAAACAAGGCGTCTTCTTCAGTCACaagatgcatggaaaataagctttcgtgacaCAAATCACTTTGCATACACAGCTCTGTGGAGAGCACTTTTaaagaatggagaggttgatgaggctttgtatgctgctgaacgaggacgagcacaggctttgaCAGACATTTTGAAGGTGAAGTTTAGCGTTGATGAAGACGTTTCCTCGGCATTTGCGACGAAGGAAACTATCTCTTCTGTGATGAAATATTTACCTACACAAAcagttttcacagcacttgaagGGAACACTATCAGTTTTTGGCTCCTGAGAAGAGGAAGCGGAATAACCTTTAGGCaaaaggaaatcgaaaatgAAAGTGCCGATTCACTGATGGAAACTACCTTGAAACAGATTGGTGTGGGAACTGTTGTCCGGTGTGAGAATCGCACGCTTGACACACTACGCAGCGACTTCCCTTGCAGTAGGGAAGCTGTTGCGGAGACCTTTCAGTTTTTGAGCCTCTCCGTTGATAACGTTTTGCAGCCTATGTATGATGCCTTAATCAGTCCCATTGCAGATTTGCTTCAAGGTGATGACTTAGtatttgttcctgatggaccattttgTTTGGCTCCCTattctgcattgagtgactctgtcaggatccgtacCGTTCCCTCGTTGACCGCTTTAAAACTGATCGCAAGTGCACCTGACGACTTCTACAGTAATAGTGAGGCTCTGCTTGTGGGCGATCCGTGGTTAAAAGAAGTCACTGACGAAAACGGTGAACCCATTGCCGAACAGTTGCCGTGCGCGATACAAGAGGTAGAGATGATTGGGGAACTTCTGCAGACCGAGCCTCTCACTGGAAGAAATGCAACGAAAGTTGAGGTTCTGAAAAGAATGAGGTCAGTTGCTTTAGTTCATATTGCGGCACATGGAGATCcgaaatttggagaaattgctttggccccaaatcctGAACGCACATCCCAGATTCCAGAAAAGGAAGATTTCATGTTAACAATGAGCGATGTTCATGCAGTTGGTCTTCGGGCAAGACTGGTTGTTCTGAGCTCTTGTCACAGTGGCCGGGGAGAGGTGAATTCTGAGGGTGTGGTGGGAATAGCCagagctttcctgtgtgctggtgcccggtctgttctggtgtcactctgggcaatcgatGATGAGGCAACATTTCTGTTCATGAAAAGTTTCTATCGACACTTGGCaaatagaaaaagtgcaagtttaGCTCTTCATCATGGtatgaaatctcttcgggagTCAAAGAAGTATTCTGCAATAAAATACTGGGCACCATTTGTtctaattggcgatgatgttACGTTTGAATTTGGGCAACAAGAATTTAAAAAGAATG aaacggcATCCGAAAGCTGCGAAAGCTATTTCTTGGATTCTGATGCGACAGTATGCCGTTTTCTTTAA